The following DNA comes from Mucilaginibacter jinjuensis.
AAAAACAGCAAACGACTATTGACACAAATCCGGAGCGCAGACAATGACCCGGCTCATGACCGCACCCAACAAAATGGTGATATATTATTCAGTGGCGTCCGTACGCGGAAGGCATAACGTTCCAAAATACGAATTAGTATACCCTTTTTGCAGGATATCGGGCCAATCTTGATAATTCGTGTCCGGCTTCGGCAGGTTTAAATAAACCGCCGCAGTCAGGTCCAGGTACTGCCGTACCATCGTCGCCTCATCGGCCCGAACCTCTTCACTGAAAACGATGAGAGCCTCACTCAGCACATATTTTTTGCCCCCTTCTAACGGCTTATTATTTAAAGTAGGCGGCAGGGAAAAACCGCTCTCGGGCCAGATTCCGCCCACAGTTCGGATGTTTCCGTATCCTGATTATAATCTGCCAGCGCTGTTAGGTTCTGCAGATACAGCACCGATCCAGCCTTTGGCCTTGTCAAAGTAAAATATAAATGCCCGGACCAGGTGCCGAGTTGGTTAACTTTGATTTCGCCTTCCACCAAAAGATCACTGCCTTTCGTACCAAGTACTACAATGTCCCGCGGCCAGAAAGGAAATAATAGCGGCGCGTCTGGTGTTAGCGATGTGGTCAAACGCAGAACTGGGTTATCTACCGAAGGAAGGGTCACGTATGCTTCATAGGCATCTCATAGGCCCCAATCAGGGAACTGATCATGAAATTGATCTGGCCGGGTTTCTCTGTTATTTTTGGGCTTGCAGATGGTCATTTGGTGAATAAGCCAACCGGAAAGCGATCCGATGGCCTTTCGCCATATAGCTACCAGCCAGCAACTGTCCCCGGTTATGTGAACTTTAAAAGATTAGCTAGCGGTTTGTTGCTCAATGATAGCGGTCAGGTTGGGGGCATTCAAATTGGAATTGGCTGTCAATAGCCATGCTGAGGTTGCATTCATTGTAATAAAAAATTAATGTCCAACAAAAACTTATTACACCGAGAACGTCGGCTAGCGCCATAAAAATCGTAGCAACATCACCTATAGTTGTAAGATTTGTTTTTTTGTTTTTTGATAACAATTACTTAATCACTACTATAATACCAATCATTATTACCTGACCCTGAGTTTACGGCATTTATCAAATGATCAGCGATTTAGGAAATATGTGAGATTAGGATCAAACGCAATACTGGAATTCTATTGAGCATTAGTATTAAAACCCCAAGGTGCCAAATAATCCCATCTTTCAGCAAACCGTACAACAGGACCATGCAGCACCAATTGGAATTTCAGTTGATGCTGCATGGTAAATTGCGGCGAATTGCGTAATTTCGGCCTTTTAAGCATGGCAAAAAGAGTGTTGATATTGGGCGCAACGGGCAGGACGGGACAACATGCTATAGCGATGGCGCTAGCGAAAAATTACCAGGTTGTTGCCCTGGTGAGGAACCCGGGCAAGCTTGGCGCCAAAGAGGGGCTTACCATCATCGAAGGCAGTCCTACGAACATTAGTGATGTCCGTAAGGCCATAAAAGGGTGCGACGCAGTGCTGAGTTTATTAAGCCCATTAAACCGTAGCGAAGCTATTTCCCTTCGGAAAATCGATCGTCCGCAGGTGTTGAAAAGCAGCATCCGAAATGTGTTACAGGTCATGCCCAATTTCGGTGTAAAACGGATCATAGTTCTGTCCACGGTAGGTGCCGGCGATTCTTGGCAATATGCACCCTGGTATGTCAAACTCTTAGTAAGGCTCACTAATTTCAAAGTGATCTTTAACGATCATAATGCGCAGGAAGAACTTATCCGCCTATCCGGAACCAACTGGACGATTGTCCGGCCGGTCGGGTTAAATGAGAATAGGGCGGCTGGCGACGTGGTGGTCAGCTACAATCGTACGCCTAAGCCATTTCAGATGAGCCGTCAGGTGCTGGCCAAATTCGTCATCGAAGAATTATACAGTGACACCTACGTGCATAAAGCACCAATGCTGGCTGAAAAATAGCATCGTAAAACCCGGAACCTTTCCGATTCCGACGACGTGCGTCTGCATCTATTTTCAGGATTAAGTTCAGGCCGACAATCAGCTTAAATTGTATTATGGCCATGATATTGAGTTTAGGGACACCACATTATACCTGTCGCGGAGGTTAGGGTAGTCTATGCTGAGACAGGAATGCTTACCGATATCCCGGCAATAACAGCAACCAGTAGAAACAACCCGACTTAATGCCTACTGATTTCCACCGGTGACAGATTCAATGCTTGGATATCCCGGACTACTTTGCCAGTCGCACTTCCAGGTTTGCTTAACACCCAGTCCGAGTTCTTATGCTTGTTAGTTTACAGGTGGTCAATGACTTTTCGCTGAATTTGATTGATCGCCAAAAATAACGCAGGTATTTTTCCGGCTGTGTTCCTTGTTCCATAAATGAGTAAGACTGGAAAGGTTGCTGTGAATGCTGGGGGAAAGCGAAACCACTGAATTGACTTTCTTTTAATGAGCACGAGGAATAGTTATAACATGAATTTAAAATCAAAAGAGCGTTAACTGAAAATGTTAGTTATATAAAAGTGAACCATTGCAATTTATACGGCAGAAGGTTTAGGAGGCATTTTGGAACGTTTGATAATCGGACATTACTCTGGGTACTAACCACTACGGTCAAGGGCATGTCAAAAAAAGCATCATTCTTTTTTAGGCCTAAGTTCCTATTAATCAAGTCGTTGTGTAAATATAACTGACTGCAAAGGTGAGATTACGGGAAGAACCATAGGCGGGCGTTCTTTCGTCCGTCGGTGGTGTAGGTTGATTGGGTGGGGAATTAAAATCTGCTGTAATTTGACCTGGTAACTTAATTCAAATACTTGGATATTTAGTTTCATTTACTGTAATTTTGCGTATCACAGGGCTACTATGGTGCGGTTCTCCCGAAATCCTTAAAAAAATTAAACGGCTGTTGTATGACGGATCATGTTACACCTAAAAATGAACGAACTCAAAACGCAGGCTCAATGCTGATGAATTTGCCTGAAAACGAATTGCCCGTATTTAAGAAAAAAGTATGGTGTAGGCCGGAAATAGTGCTGATCAGCGGGGGAAACATTCTTAGTTCGCCATCTACGTTTTTTACTGAAACAACTTTCTTTTTTCATACAGGCCGTATGGGGCATAGTTAAAAGCGACCTGTCCATTTGCCTAAATAGGACTCGCCTGATATTTATTTTAGTGATAGATCACGGGAACGTTCATGGAAATTACAAATTTGATGAGAGTTGTTATTATTATAAATGGTCAAGTTTAAACCGTCTGCTAGGCTAACGAAGGGCGAGGATTGACCCAATCACGCCCGTAAACAGGTCTTTTTGAAAATTAAAGATTGTACCGATACAGTTCTCAGCAAAATCCGCTCAGAAGTTATAGTAAATCAAGACAATCATTTAGTTATCAGCTTTTCTAAAGCAACATTCACCCGCATGGAACGTCATTTTTTAGAAACGTTTAGCTTTTGGCAACCTTTCGGTAAGAAGTGTCTTTTCCGGCTCATTTAAACAATCCGCCCCATTTTCCGTGAAATGCCTGGAATTATCTTTCAATATTAGCATAGAAGGTTTCCCAAAAGTCTGTCAAAAATCGATAAATTTATATCCGCCCCGATCCGGCTTCCTCAATACAATTGCATGAACTCACCTCATGGGAGTAAGATATCTGAGCAAATGCGATCTATTCGGGTTATGTAGCTGAACGATCCTGAAGCTGTTGATATAGCTCGAGCGCACTTCGCTCTACCCAGTTGTGTGCGAGTTTCCCGTCCCTAATTTCCCATATTGCCGTGCCGGTAAAACTGATTGGCTGGCCGGCAGCGGGCAGATTGAATATGCCATAATTCAGTCCGCTGAAAATCCATCTGGACACGACCCTCGTCCCGTCTTGGCTTTCGAATATCTCAAGATTTTCCAGATTGCTCTCCCGGACAACGCTAAGTAATGAGGCCACCCACAGTTTGAAATTTTCACGGCCTTGGATTTCAGATCCGGCATTGGTGATGATAAAGTCATCGGTCATCAATTCGTCTATTAAATCGATGTGATAAGGCGCACTCCATACATGGTCCCAGAAATATAAGACTTTGTCTATGGAAGACATGGCGGCCAATTCCCCTTGTCGTAGAAGACTAGTTTTCATGGTTAAATATGTTTGTTTAAACAGGTTAAAAATTCGGCTATTAAGTCATCGTTCCGCTTATAGTACACCCATTGACCCTTCTTTTCGGAGCTCAGTATCCCGGCTTTTTGAAGTACCATTAAATGTTCTGATATGGTAGATACCGGCAGGTTCCCAACCTTTTGCATCTGACCCACGCAAACACCCGTGCTGAGTGGTTCCTGCTGATCGGGGAAATAATCCTCGGGTGCTTGTAACCACTTCAATATTTGCAGGCGCGTTGGATTACCCAGCGCCTTTATAATGTTTAAAATTTCCATGCGGCAAATATATTCCGGGAAAATCCGAAATAATAAAATTTGGACCTGTCCGGAATATTTTGATATTGAAATGACCATGCCGGGCCCATGAGGTAAGATGCCCGGTTTAATTATCGCCGGTTCCAATCAATTGGTAGCGCCACCATTAACCAGTAAATGCTGACCGTTAACGAAAGAAGAGAGGTCGCTGGCAAAGAACTCCGCCACATTGGCTACATCTTCTACTTCAGCCAGACGGCCCATGGGACAGCTGTCCAGCAGTTGCTGTCGCAGGCGTGGATAAGAACCTTCTTCAGCGAAGATTCCCGAGTGATCAACGGCAAACGGAATGATCGAATTCACGGTTACGCCGCGATGGCCGATCTCTTTGGAAAGAATGTCCACCAGGTAACGAGGCGTAGTTTTGCTGCCGCCGTAAACCGCCATGCCGGGTACCGGGAATGAAGTAGTGGAAGACGCAATGTAAATAATACGTCCATTATCTTCGATCTGTTTGGCTGCTTGCTGCAGTGTAAAGTAGGTGCCCTTGGTATTGATGGCGAACAGGCGGTCGAACTGTTCTTCAGTAAAGTCAGTTACCGGGGTTTCCACCATCTCTATACCGGCATTGGCCACCACGATGTCGATCTTGCCAAAAGCTTCCTTAGCGGCCGCAAACAGCTTTTCGATCTCGGCTACTTTGCTGACATCGGCCTGTACGGCGATCACGCGGGCGCCCATCGCTTTTATATTGCTGACCACTTCATCGGCCGACGCTTTATCACGGGAGTAATTGATCACCACGGCTGCCCCTAAAGCGGCATAACGTTCTGCGATAGCTTTACCTAATCCTCTTGCTGAGCCGGTTATAACGGCTACTTTGTTATTTAATGTGTTCATAATTGAAAAATTTAAAGTGTTTTCGGTTTTGTTGATTGATAATGATTTGATGAATTGCTGATTAGGCCATAGCGCCGTTCAGTCCTATAGTTTGCCCGCTGATCCACTTGGCATCGTCGCTTGCCAGGAAGGCCACCACTTTGGCGATATCTTCCGGCTGGCCGATACGGTTAAACGCATTCAGTCCAGCCAGCCGGTCGATCACTTCCTGTGGTTTGCCTTTGGTGAACAGTTCAGTATTGGTGGGACCTGGCAGTACAGCATTGACATTGATACCTCTGGCACCTACCTCCTTGGCGAACACCCTGGTCAATTGTTCCACCGCGCCCTTGGTAGCGACATAGGTGCTGTAAGTCGGCATCATCACGCGGGTGGTTGTTGAAGAAAAGTTGATAATGCTGCCGCCATCGGCCAGTTTGGTTGCGGCCTCGCGCAGGGTATTGAAGGTGCCGCGGACATTGATGTCGAACTGGCGGGTGAAATCATCGTCGGTCGTATCTTTTAAAAGTTTGGTGATCATTACGCCAGCGTTGTTGACCAGTACATCGATCCTGCCGTAGTGAGTAATAGCAGTATCGAACAATGCAGCTACCTCATGAGCTTTGCTAACATCGGCCTGCAGGGCGATAGCTTCGCCACCATTAGCTTTGATCGCATTTACCGTTGCTTCGGCTGCTTCCCAACCACCGGCATAATTAACGATTACTTTGGCGCCGGCTTCAGCTAACTGTTGAGCGACTGCGGCACCGATGCCTCTTGAGGCGCCGGTTACTAAGATTACTTTTTCATTTAATGTTTTCATGACTGTGGTTTTTATCGTCCTTATTGACAATACAAAGGTCATGTTTACGTCCGCCCGGGAATTGCAAGAGTTAAAGCAGGTGTTGCAAAATCCTAAGATTTGGTAAGGTACTATGTTAATCAGCACGGTTACGAACATCCCGGTTTGATTTTCGCAATTTTTGGTTTGATTCTCACCTGTTTTGGCATTGCTCTGCGGCCGAATTTTGTCCTGTATCATTTAACCAATAAATAACATGACAATGCAAATAATGAAAGCCTGGCGATTACACCGGTTCGGTATTGAAAACCTGCAGCTGGACGATATAGAGATCCCTGAGCCGGGAGTAAATGAGCTGCTTATTCAGATCAAAGCCGTATCGATCAACTATCGGGATAAAGCCATTATTGACGGCTCTTATAAATCAGACATCTTGAAAGAGGGGCCGGTTACCCTGGCTTCTGATGCCGTAGGAATAGTGGTTAGGATCGGCGCAGCAGTGACCCGGTTTAAGGAAGGTGATGAGGTGGTTACGCACGTCTATACCAAATGGCTTGATGGCCAGCGGATGCCTGAAGACGCAAATTACCTGCTGGGCTGGCCGTTAAGCGGTGTATTATCAGAATACATTGTCCTCAACGAAGAATCTGCTGTTGCCAAGCCCGCCTACCTAAGTGATGAAGAAGCATCAACGCTGCCGATCGCAGCGCTGACCGCCTGGAATGCACTAAAAGCAGTGGGGAACATTCAGGCAGGGCAAACGGTTTTTATCCAGGGTACAGGCGGGGTTGCGCTTTTTGCCGCACAGATCGCTTTTGCGCTTGGTGCCAAAGTGATCATTTCTACCAGTAAAGACGAAAAAGGCGAGCAGGCCAAAGCTTTAGGTGCGGGATATTTCATTAATTACACCCATACGCCCGATTGGGAAAAGGAAGTGTTGCGATTGACCGAGGGTCAAGGCGTAGATGAGGTCATTGAACTGGTAGCCGGGGATATTACCAGATCTGTCCAAGCTATTAAGTATGGTGGCACTATTGCTGTCGTCGGCTTTCTAAACAATCCGCTACTCAGGGTAAATGTATTCTCTTTATTTGCCAAAGATGCGAAGATCGAGGCGCTATCCATTGGCCACCGCAGGTCATTTGAAGCAATGAACATCTTCCTGGAAAAGCACCTGATTAAACCGGTGATCGACCGCGTTTACAGTTTTGACGAGGCTAAGGAGGCTTTCGGGCAGCTGGCGAAAGGCCCGTTTGGTAAGATTGTGATAAAGGTTTCGTAATCGAATAATTCACCATAACAATAGAAAAAAGATGGATCATCAATTAAAGGATAAAGTTGCCCTCATTACAGGTGGTACGACAGGTATGGGTTATGCAGCTGCCGCCTTATTTCTGAAACACGGCACCAAAGTGATCATAGCCGGCAGAAGGGAGGAAGAAGGTAGCCGGGCGGCCGCCGAATTAAAAAAGATCAGTCCCGATGTCCGGTTTATTAAAGCCGACGTATCCAAAAGCACCGAAGTCGAGCGACTGGTCAGCGAAACGGTCAACACATTTGGCAGGCTTGATATCGCATTCAATAATGCAGGTATTGAAGGCGCATTTGCAAAAGTGGAGGAAACTACGGAAGAAGAATTTGATCAGCTCATGGAGATCAATCTGAAAGGAGTGTGGCTCTCCTGCAAATACGAGATAGCGCAATTTAAACGGCAAAATACCGGAGGCGCTATTGTAAATACCTCCTCGTGGCTTGCCCGGGGCGCTTTTAGCGGCTCCGGCATCTATTCGGCCAGCAAAGCCGCATTGGAAAGTTTGGTACGCGTAATGGCCGTCGAACTCGGCGGATTAGGTATCCGGGTGAACAACGTTAATCCGGGCTATATTGACACCCCCATGTCTGACCGGTTCTTTC
Coding sequences within:
- a CDS encoding SDR family oxidoreductase — translated: MNTLNNKVAVITGSARGLGKAIAERYAALGAAVVINYSRDKASADEVVSNIKAMGARVIAVQADVSKVAEIEKLFAAAKEAFGKIDIVVANAGIEMVETPVTDFTEEQFDRLFAINTKGTYFTLQQAAKQIEDNGRIIYIASSTTSFPVPGMAVYGGSKTTPRYLVDILSKEIGHRGVTVNSIIPFAVDHSGIFAEEGSYPRLRQQLLDSCPMGRLAEVEDVANVAEFFASDLSSFVNGQHLLVNGGATN
- a CDS encoding SDR family oxidoreductase, with product MKTLNEKVILVTGASRGIGAAVAQQLAEAGAKVIVNYAGGWEAAEATVNAIKANGGEAIALQADVSKAHEVAALFDTAITHYGRIDVLVNNAGVMITKLLKDTTDDDFTRQFDINVRGTFNTLREAATKLADGGSIINFSSTTTRVMMPTYSTYVATKGAVEQLTRVFAKEVGARGINVNAVLPGPTNTELFTKGKPQEVIDRLAGLNAFNRIGQPEDIAKVVAFLASDDAKWISGQTIGLNGAMA
- a CDS encoding ester cyclase, with protein sequence MKTSLLRQGELAAMSSIDKVLYFWDHVWSAPYHIDLIDELMTDDFIITNAGSEIQGRENFKLWVASLLSVVRESNLENLEIFESQDGTRVVSRWIFSGLNYGIFNLPAAGQPISFTGTAIWEIRDGKLAHNWVERSALELYQQLQDRSAT
- a CDS encoding SDR family NAD(P)-dependent oxidoreductase, which produces MDHQLKDKVALITGGTTGMGYAAAALFLKHGTKVIIAGRREEEGSRAAAELKKISPDVRFIKADVSKSTEVERLVSETVNTFGRLDIAFNNAGIEGAFAKVEETTEEEFDQLMEINLKGVWLSCKYEIAQFKRQNTGGAIVNTSSWLARGAFSGSGIYSASKAALESLVRVMAVELGGLGIRVNNVNPGYIDTPMSDRFFPDPASKVPFEAQVPLKRFGNASEVAELVVWLSGPASSYITGESILVDGGLTISGQRS
- a CDS encoding ArsR/SmtB family transcription factor; this translates as MEILNIIKALGNPTRLQILKWLQAPEDYFPDQQEPLSTGVCVGQMQKVGNLPVSTISEHLMVLQKAGILSSEKKGQWVYYKRNDDLIAEFLTCLNKHI
- a CDS encoding zinc-dependent alcohol dehydrogenase family protein, with the translated sequence MTMQIMKAWRLHRFGIENLQLDDIEIPEPGVNELLIQIKAVSINYRDKAIIDGSYKSDILKEGPVTLASDAVGIVVRIGAAVTRFKEGDEVVTHVYTKWLDGQRMPEDANYLLGWPLSGVLSEYIVLNEESAVAKPAYLSDEEASTLPIAALTAWNALKAVGNIQAGQTVFIQGTGGVALFAAQIAFALGAKVIISTSKDEKGEQAKALGAGYFINYTHTPDWEKEVLRLTEGQGVDEVIELVAGDITRSVQAIKYGGTIAVVGFLNNPLLRVNVFSLFAKDAKIEALSIGHRRSFEAMNIFLEKHLIKPVIDRVYSFDEAKEAFGQLAKGPFGKIVIKVS
- a CDS encoding NAD(P)-dependent oxidoreductase yields the protein MAKRVLILGATGRTGQHAIAMALAKNYQVVALVRNPGKLGAKEGLTIIEGSPTNISDVRKAIKGCDAVLSLLSPLNRSEAISLRKIDRPQVLKSSIRNVLQVMPNFGVKRIIVLSTVGAGDSWQYAPWYVKLLVRLTNFKVIFNDHNAQEELIRLSGTNWTIVRPVGLNENRAAGDVVVSYNRTPKPFQMSRQVLAKFVIEELYSDTYVHKAPMLAEK